AATGCAAATCAACCTGTACGACTTAACTTTTTGCGTCGCGATCCGAGTAGCTGTCTAGAAAAAGTGCTATTCCCTGACTTTCATATTGCCCAAGATTTAGAATTAGACCGCGTCACTTCTGTCGAATTTACCCCCGCTAACCCAGGGCAATATCAATTTACTTGTGGGATGAATATGTTTCGCGGTGTGGTGGAAGTGAAATGAGTTAGTGGACTTGATTTGTTGTTAAACTTGGTAATGGGTAATGGGTAACTGTTGATGAAGCTTTCCTAATACCAACGACCAATTACCAGTCTTTATGAAGTGCACTGTTTTCTTTTTGAATATTAGGACAAATTGTATCTTCGTGTTGTGCAGGAAAATCTTCCCAACCGGAAAGCAAGCCATTTAGTTCAGCGCGTAGAGTTAATAATTGCTTGACTTGGCGGTCAATTTGTATAACTTTTTCCTCTAATTTTTCCTTGACTTCACCGCAAGGAAGTTCGCCGCGATCGTGAACATTGAGAATCTCGCCAATCTCTTCAAGGCTAAGACCAAGACTTTGGGCGCGTTTAATGAAAGACAGGCGCGTTAGTACGTCATGCGAAAATTGCCGAAACCCTCCTTCGGTGCGCCCTACGGATTGTAATAAGCCTAGACTTTCGTAATAGCGAATTGTTCTAATTGGGATGCCACTCAGCGCTGTCACCTGTCCAATTAATAAAGGCTTGCTGTCTTGAATTAACATTGAATGCCTCCAAATTGATTAAGCTGATGACTAGCACCTAAAAAATTGTTGTCTTATCTTAATTCTCTAGTCAGCTAGAGATCCATTATAACTTTCCTTCAAGGTAGCTCAAATGCAACGTACTCCAGGTTGGTATCAGCGCTTTTTCGCATGGGCAATGGCGCATGGACATGCAGATTATGAAGCGGCGGTACGCGATCGCAAAGAAAAGTTATTTGCCGATGTTCGCGGTAATGTTTTAGAAATTGGACCAGGAACCGGACCTAACTTGGTTTACTATCCTCGCGATACGCACTGGATAGGAATTGAGCCAAATCCTTATATGCATTTTTATTTGAAACAAGAAGCCGAACGTGTTGGGTTAGATATTGAAATTCGCAATGGTACTGCGGAAAAACTTAATGTCGAGGATAATAGTGTCGATGCCGTTGTCAGCACGCTGGTTCTTTGCTCAGTAAACGATTTAGAAGCAACACTCAAAGAAATTTTACGCGTCCTCAAACCTGGCGGGCGTTTCTATTTTCTCGAACACGTTGCGGCTCCTCAAAACACGCGACTGCGTAAAATTCAAAATTGGATCGCCCCGCTTTGGCAAGTTTTGGGCGACGGGTGTCATCCCAATCGAGAAACATGGAGTGTATTAGAAAAAGTTGGTTTTGAAAAACTAGATTACGAACATTTTCAAGCAGATGCAGTACCAGCGATTGTGAAGCCACAAATTATTGGTGTAGCAACAAAGAAGACTTAATTTTTCTCAAGACTAGAAAGCAGTAGACTGCGCAGGAATAGTTTCTGAATTGGTAGAGAATACTAATAATTTATGGTTCCTGTTTACTTAAAAATGGGAAAAAGAAAGCACCTTGGCTTTCTGCTTGAAGTCAACAAAAAGCTAGTAGGTGCTTCAGCTTAATAGAAATGCCAAATTTACGATTTGTTTGCGCAAAACTCGCAATTCAGAGTTAAACAGCAACAAACGTATTGGCTGTGAAATCGTTTGCGTTTACGCCATTAACCACGGCTAGAATTTCTTCTCCC
The DNA window shown above is from Chroococcidiopsis sp. TS-821 and carries:
- a CDS encoding class I SAM-dependent methyltransferase, with the translated sequence MQRTPGWYQRFFAWAMAHGHADYEAAVRDRKEKLFADVRGNVLEIGPGTGPNLVYYPRDTHWIGIEPNPYMHFYLKQEAERVGLDIEIRNGTAEKLNVEDNSVDAVVSTLVLCSVNDLEATLKEILRVLKPGGRFYFLEHVAAPQNTRLRKIQNWIAPLWQVLGDGCHPNRETWSVLEKVGFEKLDYEHFQADAVPAIVKPQIIGVATKKT
- a CDS encoding heavy metal-responsive transcriptional regulator translates to MLIQDSKPLLIGQVTALSGIPIRTIRYYESLGLLQSVGRTEGGFRQFSHDVLTRLSFIKRAQSLGLSLEEIGEILNVHDRGELPCGEVKEKLEEKVIQIDRQVKQLLTLRAELNGLLSGWEDFPAQHEDTICPNIQKENSALHKDW